GTCATAAATCTTCTTTTACTAGCACTCTCCACACTTTCACCAAGTTTTGCAAGATGTTCCATCCTCTTTTTCCATAACTCTGTAGAGCCTGATTGATTTGCCTCCTCTTCAGCTTCAACTGGATCATTTTCAGATACCTCAATACTTTTATCATCTGCAGGGTGCTGCTCTTCATCAGAATCTTGGATTATCTGCTTCAATCTCTCTACCACCTGACTCATTGATGGCCGATCTTTCGCACTCTTACGCAGGCAATGCTGTGCGAGTTTAGCAATTTTTCGTGCTCCTTTAATGGAATATTCTCCTTGAAGTCGTGGATCCATTATcatgccaaaccttttgctatcagGAGGGTATTGCTTCACCCACTCCAGTAATTTCTTCTCCGTTTTGGGCCTGTTTTTTTCCATTGAACGCCTGCCGGTAAGTATTTCATATAGCACCACACCAAAACTCCACACATCACTCTTGGCAGTGAGATGGCCTGTCTCAATGTAATCTGGAGCAGCATAACCATATGTCCCCATAacctaacattaaaaaaaaaggtttacaaCTTTAAATTAACCCAGTATAACCTTGATGATCATGTATTTAAACTTTGAAGTTATGTTTTTTGGCTTGTATTTGGCAAGTCATATGTTTTGCTACATAAGAAAGTGAAGGATAAGAAGTGGTTGTATATGATAAGATGTTGGTGACACCGATTGAGAAAAAAAGGCATAAAACTGGTTAAGATGGTTTTGGACACGTGAAAGGTCACTAGAAACACCAATTTAGATAGTAGATTGAATGCTTCTTAGACATGTggaaagggggagagaaaaaccAAGGacattagataaaattattaagagGCATCTTATGGTGAATAATATCCTTGAGAATTTAGTCTTTAATCGAGCTCAATGATGCTATGTGATCCATGTAATCAACTTCACCTACTGGGAAAagcttttgttgtatatttggTCACAAATAGTAAAATTAAGTTTAGAATATATGCAGAAGAATATTTATGCAGTAAACATGGAAGCTCTATCACCAACAACAGTTGTAACAATAAAGTTTGTAAGGAAATTATATCCACAGAAAAATCCAACATGATAGTCTCCAGTATTAAAATCCTATGAGATCAACCAATGCAATAGGAAAATGCTACTGAATAAGGCATGGCACTTACCGCTGTTGAAACATGAGTATCACCAGCTGCTGGTCCCTCCCTGGCAAGTCCAAAATCGGAAAGCTTTGGATTAAAGTTTTCATCCAGTAATACATTTGAAGCTTTGAAATCTCGATATATCACCTAGAGCATTAGCATTCTAATTGTTAAAAGCAGAGGAAGAAAAGTTTAGAAAAtgtaaatacaaattaaaagctATCTAACACAAAGAAAAGCTATTCATAGATAAGCAAAGTTGTAACGAATAATATGAAATCCAAGAGTACGTTATTACTCAACCAAATTGCCACTGTTAATTAATGATCTAAATTTATGTATTCATATTGTGGTATATATTTTACCACAAATACATTGACAAAATCAAGTGGACAAATTAACAATAGCTGCTTGCCCCTTTCCAGAAAGTGTAATCTAATTTCCAGTTAATACAGATAGTTTACATATATTCCAAGAAAACATTAAATTCTTAAGAGCTTTGAAATTTAACGTATATTCAACATAAGTTTGCACCTTTATTATGGCATTAAGCTCTAAGAACATTCCAATTCCTATGTTTAATACACTTGGacttcatctaaagcatacaagttcCAGAGTTGTTCATATAAAGTAAGTTAAACAAGATCTTATGATTGTTGCCAGAGCCTAGATTTTAAAGGAATACGGTAACCAAAACCAAACTGTGCAAAGCAGGAAGAGAACCCTAGGTCAGAGGTTTCACCAACAGATTAAACTAATTTGTTATGTGTGCAATTGCAAtattgaactttttaaaaaggGTGGATTATCTAAGCTAATAAAAGAGGGTATTAAAATTTGTGGTCCTCATCCTGCAACAGATATGCTAAACTCGTAGATTCATTTCTAACTCCGCTTTTCAAAACAGtaaatctaaaacaaaaacaaagaccaCAGAATAAAATGTTGTTTATTAGAATAGAAAGAGCTATTCTGACAACAGAACCTGAATAGCCAAAACACAGGTCATTGACTGAATTATCACGAGACAAAGGGGAAGGAGGAAAGATTTTGTCAGTGACACAGTTGACAGATAGTAGTCATCACTTCCGCAAAAGAAATTATCTTGAAATGCATCGTATTTAATAAGGAAAAGAAGCACATATTCTGAGTTTCCTACAAATCTCAGGGTTATTAGTTAAGGAACTTAACTGTCTACTTTCTGTAATTGTATTACTAATTTGTAAAAACTTAGAAGATGTAACTTATTTGTTTAATGTTCCTCTCATTAAGGCGCAACTCACTTAAAAGCTTAAGAAGTTCAATGAATATTGAACACACATTAATGGTTTTAATTTCTAACACGTCTCAATCTTGTCATGTGAAATAGGATTGGGCTTGAAACATGGACAACAAATGTGCCTCCCTGCCTCATACTGAAATCATAATTCAATCAGAAAAATGTGGCAATAAGGATCATACTCTAGACCATGTGGTCATAGAGGGCACTATAAAACCATTTCTCCTAATTCCTAAGAGCTTAAATGATAAGTGAAGGcacatgattatatatatatataattccacATAGTGAGAGAAGCAGGAATAGTATATGATAATATTGCTTTAACTG
This region of Glycine max cultivar Williams 82 chromosome 7, Glycine_max_v4.0, whole genome shotgun sequence genomic DNA includes:
- the LOC100784625 gene encoding probable serine/threonine-protein kinase PBL19 — translated: MKCFYYFRDKSRSSKQRSAPELKEQEKLEFSGPERVTKSSCSSTSPRGIPELYEEKGHNLRDFSFTELKRATSDFSRLLKIGEGGFGSVFKGTIKPADGNRNSVLVAIKRLNKNALQGHKQWLTEVQFLGVVQHPNLVKLIGYCALDDERGIQRLLVYEYMPNKSLEFHLFNKAYDPLPWKTRLEIATGAAQGLTYLHEELEIQVIYRDFKASNVLLDENFNPKLSDFGLAREGPAAGDTHVSTAVMGTYGYAAPDYIETGHLTAKSDVWSFGVVLYEILTGRRSMEKNRPKTEKKLLEWVKQYPPDSKRFGMIMDPRLQGEYSIKGARKIAKLAQHCLRKSAKDRPSMSQVVERLKQIIQDSDEEQHPADDKSIEVSENDPVEAEEEANQSGSTELWKKRMEHLAKLGESVESASKRRFMTLQRANVSS